The Amycolatopsis mongoliensis genome includes a window with the following:
- a CDS encoding citrate synthase yields the protein MSDATTAGQSGGETAKLTLPSGEHEFKIVHPVEGAPGIELGKLLAQTGYITYDPGFVNTGAASSAIAYIDGDAGILRYRGYPIEQLAEKSTFVEVSYLLIYGELPTEAQLADFTEKIQRHTLLHEDLKAFFSGFPRDAHPMPVLSSAVSALSTFYQDSLDPFDEPNVELSTIRLLAKVPTLAAYAYKKSVGQPLLYPDNSLGLVENFLRMTFGFPAEPYEVDPDIAKALDLLFILHADHEQNCSTSTVRLVGSSEANLFASISAGINALFGPLHGGANAAVLDMLEGIKNDGGDVAKFVERVKNKEKGVKLMGFGHRVYKNYDPRAKIIKNTADEILGKLKGGDQLLEIAKKLEETALSDDYFIERKLYPNVDFYTGLIYRALGFPTKFFTVLFALGRLPGWIAHWREMINDPATKIGRPRQIYTGHASRDYTPMSER from the coding sequence ATGTCCGACGCGACGACTGCGGGGCAGTCCGGCGGCGAAACCGCGAAGCTGACCCTGCCGAGTGGCGAGCACGAGTTCAAGATCGTCCACCCGGTCGAGGGCGCGCCCGGGATCGAACTGGGGAAGCTGCTGGCGCAGACGGGGTACATCACCTACGACCCCGGGTTCGTCAACACCGGCGCCGCGTCGTCCGCCATCGCCTACATCGACGGTGACGCCGGGATCCTCCGGTACCGCGGGTACCCGATCGAGCAGCTGGCCGAGAAGTCGACCTTCGTCGAGGTCTCGTACCTCCTGATCTACGGCGAGCTGCCGACCGAGGCCCAGCTGGCCGACTTCACCGAGAAGATCCAGCGGCACACGCTGCTGCACGAAGACCTGAAGGCGTTCTTCAGCGGCTTCCCGCGCGACGCGCACCCGATGCCGGTGCTGTCCAGCGCGGTGTCGGCGCTGTCGACCTTCTACCAGGACTCGCTCGACCCCTTCGACGAGCCGAACGTGGAGCTGTCCACCATCCGCCTGCTCGCCAAGGTCCCGACCCTGGCCGCGTACGCGTACAAGAAGTCCGTCGGCCAGCCGCTGCTGTACCCGGACAACTCGCTCGGCCTGGTCGAGAACTTCCTGCGGATGACGTTCGGGTTCCCGGCCGAGCCGTACGAGGTCGACCCGGACATCGCGAAGGCGCTCGACCTGCTGTTCATCCTGCACGCCGACCACGAGCAGAACTGCTCGACCTCGACCGTGCGCCTGGTCGGCTCGTCCGAGGCGAACCTGTTCGCGTCGATCTCGGCCGGCATCAACGCGCTGTTCGGCCCGCTGCACGGCGGCGCGAACGCCGCGGTGCTCGACATGCTCGAGGGCATCAAGAACGACGGCGGCGACGTCGCCAAGTTCGTCGAGCGGGTGAAGAACAAGGAAAAGGGCGTGAAGCTGATGGGCTTCGGGCACCGGGTCTACAAGAACTACGACCCGCGCGCGAAGATCATCAAGAACACGGCCGACGAGATCCTCGGCAAGCTCAAGGGCGGCGACCAGCTGCTCGAGATCGCCAAGAAGCTCGAAGAGACCGCGCTTTCCGACGACTACTTCATCGAGCGCAAGCTGTACCCGAACGTGGACTTCTACACCGGCCTGATCTACCGGGCGCTGGGCTTCCCGACGAAGTTCTTCACGGTGCTGTTCGCGCTCGGCCGCCTGCCGGGCTGGATCGCGCACTGGCGCGAGATGATCAACGACCCGGCCACCAAGATCGGCCGCCCACGGCAGATCTACACCGGCCACGCTTCGCGGGACTACACCCCGATGTCGGAGCGCTGA
- a CDS encoding cryptochrome/photolyase family protein — protein sequence MTREAPVVLWFRRDLRLGDHAALLEASKHSKHVLALYVLDEALLKPGGAPREAFLYGCLEKLDEQLGGRLMLVRGEPAAEVVKAAKKIGAAAVHVSADTGPYGRRRDAEVAKALAENNMDWVETGSPYAVTPGRVTKPDGDPYRVFTPFFRAWTAHGWRGPADTGPSLVDWVEPPRSLKIPKPPKVSATLPEPGEQAALDVWHEFLDDGVETYDSDRDRPDREGTTRLSPYLRWGCVHPRTLLADLAGDDRAGAKSLRSELCWREFHADVLWHRPETARKNYDKRFDGMKHDDDREAFERWCAGKTGYPIVDAGMRQLLAEGWIHNRVRMVVASFLVKDLHLPWWLGARHFMKHLVDGDLASNQLNWQWVAGSGTDAAPYFRIFNPTTQGEKFDPNGDYVRKYVPELRAVAGKAVHKLKDRPKEYPEPMVDHAHERQVSLERYGKITS from the coding sequence GTGACTCGAGAAGCACCCGTCGTCCTGTGGTTCCGTCGCGACCTGCGGCTGGGCGATCACGCCGCCCTGCTCGAAGCCTCGAAGCACAGCAAGCACGTCCTCGCGCTGTACGTCCTCGACGAGGCGCTGCTGAAGCCGGGCGGTGCCCCGCGCGAGGCGTTCCTGTACGGGTGCCTGGAGAAGCTGGACGAGCAGCTCGGCGGACGGCTGATGCTGGTGCGCGGCGAACCCGCGGCCGAGGTCGTGAAGGCCGCGAAGAAGATCGGTGCCGCGGCAGTGCACGTCAGCGCCGACACCGGACCCTATGGTCGCCGCCGGGACGCCGAAGTCGCGAAAGCGTTGGCGGAGAACAACATGGACTGGGTCGAGACGGGCTCGCCGTACGCCGTGACGCCGGGGCGCGTCACCAAGCCGGACGGCGATCCGTACCGCGTCTTCACGCCGTTCTTCCGGGCGTGGACCGCGCACGGGTGGCGCGGGCCCGCCGACACCGGACCGTCCCTTGTGGACTGGGTGGAGCCGCCGCGCTCGCTGAAGATCCCCAAGCCGCCCAAGGTTTCCGCGACGCTGCCCGAGCCGGGTGAGCAGGCCGCGCTGGACGTCTGGCACGAGTTCCTGGACGACGGCGTCGAGACCTACGACTCCGATCGTGATCGCCCGGACCGCGAAGGCACGACCCGGCTTTCGCCGTACCTGCGCTGGGGCTGCGTCCACCCGCGGACGCTGCTGGCCGACCTGGCGGGGGACGACCGCGCCGGCGCGAAGTCGTTGCGCAGCGAGCTCTGCTGGCGCGAGTTCCACGCCGACGTCCTGTGGCACCGCCCGGAAACCGCGCGGAAGAACTACGACAAGCGGTTCGACGGGATGAAGCACGATGACGACCGCGAGGCCTTCGAACGGTGGTGCGCGGGCAAGACGGGCTACCCGATCGTCGACGCCGGGATGCGGCAGCTGCTGGCCGAGGGCTGGATCCACAACCGCGTCCGGATGGTCGTCGCGAGCTTCCTGGTCAAGGACCTGCACCTGCCGTGGTGGCTCGGCGCTCGGCACTTCATGAAGCACCTCGTCGACGGCGACCTCGCGTCCAACCAGCTGAACTGGCAGTGGGTCGCCGGCTCCGGCACCGACGCGGCGCCGTACTTCCGGATCTTCAACCCGACGACGCAGGGGGAGAAGTTCGACCCGAACGGCGACTACGTCCGCAAGTACGTGCCGGAGCTGCGCGCCGTCGCCGGGAAGGCCGTCCACAAGCTGAAGGACCGCCCGAAGGAGTACCCGGAGCCCATGGTCGACCACGCCCACGAGCGCCAGGTTTCCTTGGAGCGGTACGGAAAGATCACTTCATAG
- a CDS encoding glycosyltransferase: MRVLLSGYDSRGGVEPLVALAVRLRARGADVRVCAPPDEEFARRLTGVGVEMVPVGQAVRPLVTGAKPPTAKGLPERAAELIAAQFAAGAQGCDAVVATGLVPAVAGARSVAEQRGIPYLYATFQQLTLPTPHHPPRLTHANLSLPSDTGHRALWELEARNIDALFKTPLDAQRAAHGLPPVGGVLGYVLGDRPLLATDPVLDPWRETAELDVVQTGAWIVPDDRPLPAGLEAFLNAGEPPVYAGFGSMPMRASQDAARVAIEVIRAHGRRAVVGQGWADLGLADDRDDCFVVGEVNHQALFGRCAAVVHHGGAGTTTTATRSGAPQVVVPQGGDQPYWAGRVAELGIGAAHDGPVPTVESLSSALKTAFEAQACATAVAATIRTDGAEVAAKLVLDAMK; the protein is encoded by the coding sequence GTGCGTGTTCTGTTGTCCGGGTATGACTCGCGCGGGGGCGTCGAGCCGCTGGTGGCGCTCGCGGTGCGGCTGCGGGCGCGCGGTGCCGACGTGCGGGTGTGCGCGCCGCCCGACGAGGAGTTCGCGCGGCGGCTGACCGGCGTCGGCGTGGAGATGGTGCCGGTCGGCCAGGCCGTGCGGCCGCTGGTCACCGGGGCGAAGCCGCCGACGGCGAAAGGGCTTCCCGAGCGCGCGGCCGAGCTGATCGCCGCGCAGTTCGCCGCGGGCGCGCAAGGGTGCGACGCGGTGGTGGCGACCGGCCTGGTGCCCGCCGTGGCGGGCGCGCGGTCGGTGGCCGAGCAGCGGGGCATCCCCTACCTGTACGCGACGTTCCAGCAGCTCACGCTGCCGACACCGCACCACCCACCGCGGCTGACGCACGCGAACCTCTCGCTCCCGTCGGACACCGGCCACCGGGCGCTGTGGGAGCTGGAGGCCCGGAACATCGACGCGCTGTTCAAGACGCCGCTCGACGCCCAGCGGGCGGCCCACGGCCTGCCGCCGGTGGGCGGCGTCCTCGGCTACGTGCTCGGCGACCGCCCGCTGCTGGCGACGGACCCGGTGCTCGACCCGTGGCGCGAGACGGCCGAGCTCGACGTCGTGCAGACCGGCGCGTGGATCGTGCCGGACGACCGCCCGCTCCCGGCCGGCCTCGAGGCGTTCCTGAACGCCGGCGAACCCCCCGTGTACGCGGGCTTCGGCAGCATGCCCATGCGCGCTTCGCAGGACGCCGCGCGCGTTGCCATCGAGGTGATCCGCGCGCACGGCCGCCGGGCGGTCGTCGGCCAGGGCTGGGCCGATCTGGGCCTGGCCGATGACCGGGACGACTGCTTCGTCGTCGGCGAGGTCAACCACCAGGCGCTGTTCGGCCGGTGCGCCGCCGTCGTCCACCACGGCGGCGCGGGCACCACGACGACCGCCACCCGGTCGGGCGCGCCTCAGGTGGTGGTCCCGCAGGGCGGCGACCAGCCGTACTGGGCCGGCCGCGTCGCCGAGCTGGGCATAGGCGCGGCGCACGACGGCCCGGTGCCGACCGTCGAATCCCTGTCCTCCGCGCTCAAGACGGCCTTCGAAGCCCAAGCGTGCGCGACCGCCGTCGCCGCCACGATCCGGACCGACGGCGCGGAAGTGGCGGCGAAGCTGGTCCTCGACGCTATGAAGTGA
- a CDS encoding ABC transporter permease, with translation MRKLSARRAVWLVMKRELNTRLRTRSFVIGTAVLLVLLLGYVGFQTALAGSADKNEVGLTGQAIGIAQQLQTEAALSGREISTVVVTDPAEGRKKVEDGDLDALVSGSAAKLTATYKSSLDDQLRRVLDQVAQQQVLDGVLSSAQLEPADVMAQVNGTHVRDDALSPEPADHTQRLIVGLIVAFLLYISIITYGTMVAQGVVEEKSSRVVEILLASVRPWQLLLGKVIGLGLVGLTQLVILGAAGLVAASVTGVFSLSGFATGTLLWGLLWYLLGFLLYATIYGALGSLVSRQEDTQSVVSPLNIILVVGFIAGINLLLQDPSGTGAKVLSLIPLLSPILMPARISTGAAAGWEIALSLGLTVALVALLTWLGGKIYGNSVLRIGSRIKLSEALRG, from the coding sequence ATGAGGAAGCTCAGTGCCCGCCGGGCCGTCTGGCTCGTGATGAAGCGCGAGCTGAACACCCGGCTGCGCACCCGCTCGTTCGTCATCGGCACGGCCGTGCTGCTGGTGCTGCTGCTGGGGTACGTCGGGTTCCAGACCGCGCTGGCGGGTTCGGCGGACAAGAACGAGGTCGGGCTGACCGGCCAGGCGATCGGGATCGCCCAGCAGCTGCAGACCGAAGCCGCCCTGTCCGGCCGGGAGATCTCGACGGTCGTCGTGACCGATCCAGCCGAGGGCCGCAAGAAGGTCGAGGACGGCGACCTCGACGCGCTCGTCTCGGGCAGCGCGGCGAAGCTGACCGCCACCTACAAGTCCTCTTTGGACGATCAACTGCGCCGGGTGCTCGACCAGGTCGCCCAGCAGCAGGTGCTCGACGGCGTGTTGTCGTCCGCGCAGCTGGAGCCCGCCGACGTGATGGCGCAGGTCAACGGCACTCACGTGCGCGACGACGCTCTCTCACCGGAACCCGCCGACCACACGCAGCGGCTCATCGTCGGGCTGATCGTGGCGTTCCTGCTCTACATCAGCATCATCACCTACGGGACCATGGTCGCCCAGGGCGTCGTCGAGGAGAAGTCGAGCCGGGTCGTGGAGATCCTGCTCGCCAGCGTGCGGCCGTGGCAGTTGCTGCTGGGCAAGGTGATCGGGCTCGGCCTGGTCGGCTTGACGCAGCTGGTGATCCTCGGCGCGGCCGGGCTGGTCGCGGCGTCGGTGACCGGCGTGTTCAGCCTGTCCGGCTTCGCCACCGGCACGCTGCTGTGGGGCCTGCTCTGGTACCTGCTCGGGTTCCTGCTGTACGCGACGATCTACGGCGCGCTGGGGTCGCTGGTGTCGCGGCAGGAGGACACCCAGTCGGTCGTCTCCCCGCTCAACATCATCCTCGTCGTCGGGTTCATCGCCGGGATCAACCTGCTGCTGCAGGACCCGTCGGGGACCGGGGCGAAGGTGCTTTCGCTCATCCCGCTGCTCTCGCCGATCCTGATGCCGGCCCGGATCTCGACCGGTGCGGCGGCGGGCTGGGAGATCGCGCTCTCGCTCGGGCTTACCGTCGCGCTCGTCGCCTTGCTGACCTGGCTGGGCGGCAAGATCTACGGCAACAGCGTGCTGCGCATCGGCAGCCGGATCAAGCTGTCGGAAGCCCTGCGCGGCTGA
- a CDS encoding ABC transporter ATP-binding protein — protein sequence MTEGTLEIDGISKRYGAKVALDGVTFDVRAGELFGFVGSNGAGKTTTMRIALGVLAADGGEVRFGGEKITHEARTHIGYMPEERGLYPKMKVLEQLIYLAELHGLSANEAHRNAENWISRLGLADRRKDEVQKLSLGNQQRVQLAAALVHDPAVLVLDEPFSGLDPLAVDVMSGVLREKAATGVPVVFSSHQLDLVERLCDRVGIIRTGRMVAVGTVGELTSSARSKLVVTAPAARPGWAAGLPGVRVLEENGTTTVLDLDPGADDQAVLAAALATGPVTEFSRRRRSLTELFRDAVSDGAGSKEGEPR from the coding sequence ATGACTGAGGGGACGCTGGAGATCGACGGGATCTCCAAGCGCTACGGCGCGAAGGTCGCGCTGGACGGCGTCACGTTCGACGTCCGCGCCGGGGAGCTGTTCGGCTTCGTCGGCAGCAACGGCGCCGGCAAGACGACGACCATGCGGATCGCGCTGGGGGTGCTCGCCGCCGACGGCGGTGAGGTCCGGTTCGGCGGCGAAAAGATCACGCACGAGGCCCGCACGCACATCGGCTACATGCCCGAGGAACGCGGGCTCTACCCGAAGATGAAGGTCCTCGAGCAGCTGATCTACCTCGCCGAGCTGCACGGCCTCAGCGCGAACGAGGCCCACCGCAACGCGGAGAACTGGATCAGCAGGCTCGGCTTGGCCGACCGCCGCAAGGACGAGGTGCAGAAGCTGAGCCTCGGCAACCAGCAGCGCGTCCAGCTGGCCGCCGCGCTGGTGCACGACCCGGCCGTGCTGGTGCTCGACGAGCCGTTCTCCGGCCTCGACCCGCTGGCCGTCGACGTCATGAGCGGCGTGCTGCGCGAGAAGGCCGCGACCGGCGTGCCGGTCGTCTTCTCCAGCCACCAGCTCGACCTCGTCGAGCGGCTGTGCGACCGGGTCGGGATCATCCGCACCGGCCGGATGGTGGCCGTCGGCACCGTCGGCGAGCTGACTTCGAGCGCGCGCAGCAAGCTCGTGGTCACCGCCCCGGCCGCGCGCCCCGGCTGGGCCGCGGGCCTGCCCGGCGTGCGCGTGCTGGAGGAGAACGGCACCACCACCGTGTTGGACCTCGACCCGGGCGCCGACGACCAGGCCGTGCTCGCCGCGGCTTTGGCGACCGGGCCGGTCACCGAGTTCAGCCGCCGTCGCCGGTCGCTGACCGAGCTCTTCCGCGACGCCGTGTCCGACGGTGCCGGTTCGAAAGAGGGGGAACCGCGATGA
- a CDS encoding helix-turn-helix transcriptional regulator, translating into MSPVRRGKELPIYNRLPVLRAERGLSRAALANAVEVNPQTIGALERGDHYPSLDLAFRICAVFDLPVEAVFSRAPFTPLSTQVYREGGA; encoded by the coding sequence ATGAGTCCGGTCAGACGCGGCAAAGAGCTGCCGATCTACAACCGGCTCCCCGTGCTCCGGGCCGAGCGCGGGCTGAGCAGGGCCGCGCTCGCGAACGCCGTCGAGGTCAATCCGCAAACCATCGGCGCTCTCGAGCGGGGCGATCACTATCCGAGCCTGGACCTGGCCTTCCGGATCTGCGCGGTGTTCGACCTGCCGGTCGAAGCGGTGTTCAGCCGCGCGCCGTTCACGCCGCTGTCCACCCAGGTCTACCGCGAGGGGGGAGCATGA
- a CDS encoding glycerol-3-phosphate dehydrogenase/oxidase — MTSGSLNARRRERELAELAAGERVDVVVVGGGVTGTGIALDAASRGLSVALVEAHDLAFGTSRWSSKLVHGGLRYLAKGELGLAHESAVERGILMTRTAPHLTRAMPQLFPLYPSTSRAHQALVAAGLRAGDGLRRAARTPSSVLPRPRSIPAAEALALAPGLSAHGLRGALLAYDGALVDDARLVVSLARTAASFGARILTHLSASSLSADRVRVRDGVSGDSLDIHARQVINATGVWAGTLTGAVRLRPSLGSHLVLAPGTVPMGTTSVNIGVPGETNRFVFLLPQPDGRVYLGLTDEPVSGPIPDVPAVPESDVDFLLSLASSVLARPLTRADVAGSFAGLRPLVEGTSGRSADLSRKHAVLVGSDGLLTVVGGKLTTYRRMAEDAVDAAVRLAGLSASPCRTARLPLLGAASRSDLSLVDAAPRLVARYGTEAPRVAALGELDAEFAAPVAPGADITAAEVVWAVRNEGALDVADVLERRTRLALIPADAEAAAPRVAELVDKSLAGLA, encoded by the coding sequence ATGACGTCCGGCTCGCTCAACGCGCGGCGCCGCGAACGCGAGCTCGCGGAGCTGGCGGCGGGCGAGCGCGTCGACGTCGTCGTGGTCGGCGGCGGGGTGACCGGAACGGGCATCGCCCTGGACGCGGCTTCGCGCGGGTTGTCGGTGGCGCTCGTCGAGGCGCACGACCTGGCGTTCGGGACGTCCCGCTGGTCGTCGAAGCTCGTGCACGGCGGCCTGCGGTACCTGGCGAAGGGCGAGCTGGGCCTGGCGCACGAGAGCGCGGTCGAGCGCGGCATCCTGATGACGCGCACCGCGCCGCACCTGACGCGGGCGATGCCGCAGCTGTTTCCGTTGTACCCCAGCACATCCCGGGCGCACCAGGCACTCGTGGCGGCCGGCCTGCGGGCCGGCGACGGCCTCCGCCGGGCGGCGCGGACACCGTCGTCGGTGCTGCCGCGGCCGCGTTCGATCCCTGCTGCCGAGGCTCTGGCTCTGGCACCGGGACTTTCCGCTCACGGCTTGCGCGGCGCCCTGCTGGCTTACGACGGCGCCTTGGTCGACGACGCGCGGTTGGTGGTTTCCCTGGCGCGGACGGCAGCCTCGTTCGGCGCCCGCATTTTGACGCACCTGTCGGCTTCGTCGCTGTCGGCGGACCGGGTACGGGTCCGCGACGGCGTTTCGGGTGACTCGCTGGACATCCACGCGCGCCAGGTGATCAACGCGACGGGCGTGTGGGCGGGGACGCTGACCGGCGCGGTCCGGCTGCGGCCGTCGCTGGGTTCGCACCTGGTGCTGGCGCCGGGCACGGTCCCGATGGGGACGACGTCGGTGAACATCGGGGTGCCGGGCGAGACCAACCGGTTCGTGTTCCTGCTCCCCCAGCCGGACGGCCGCGTCTACTTGGGACTCACGGACGAGCCGGTCTCGGGCCCGATCCCCGACGTGCCGGCGGTTCCCGAGTCCGATGTGGACTTCCTGTTGTCGCTCGCCTCCTCGGTACTGGCCCGGCCGCTGACGCGGGCGGACGTGGCGGGCTCGTTCGCCGGCCTGCGGCCGCTGGTCGAGGGGACGAGCGGACGTTCGGCGGACCTGTCCCGCAAGCACGCGGTGCTGGTGGGCTCGGACGGGCTGCTGACGGTCGTCGGCGGCAAGCTGACGACGTACCGCCGGATGGCGGAGGACGCGGTCGACGCGGCGGTTCGCCTGGCCGGTCTCAGTGCTTCCCCGTGCCGGACCGCGCGGTTGCCGTTGCTCGGGGCGGCTTCGCGGTCGGATCTGTCTCTTGTGGACGCTGCGCCCCGGCTGGTGGCCCGCTACGGCACGGAGGCGCCGCGGGTCGCGGCCTTGGGCGAACTGGACGCGGAGTTCGCGGCCCCGGTGGCCCCGGGAGCGGACATCACGGCGGCCGAGGTCGTGTGGGCGGTCCGCAACGAGGGGGCGCTGGACGTGGCGGACGTGCTGGAGCGCCGGACGCGGCTGGCGTTGATCCCGGCGGACGCGGAGGCCGCGGCGCCGCGGGTCGCAGAGCTTGTCGACAAGTCGCTCGCCGGCCTCGCCTGA
- a CDS encoding TetR/AcrR family transcriptional regulator — protein MADDVLLDAARSCVLAVGVRRTTLAEIARTARVSRMTVYRRFPDVRSVLAALMTREFSGLLRTASERGAEAANSRERLVLIAAAGVRALAADPLFRTLLDVDPELVLPYIVERLGATQKFAEQALHQLLEAGHQDGSIRRAPVAVQSRSVLLVVQSFAFSLRPATADVGEAALLAEFTHVLDAALKP, from the coding sequence GTGGCCGATGACGTGCTGCTCGACGCCGCGCGCTCGTGCGTGCTGGCCGTCGGTGTGCGCCGCACCACACTCGCCGAAATCGCCCGCACCGCGCGCGTCAGCCGGATGACGGTCTACCGCCGTTTCCCGGACGTCCGCAGCGTGCTCGCCGCGTTGATGACCCGGGAGTTCAGCGGGCTGCTGCGCACGGCGAGCGAACGCGGCGCCGAGGCCGCGAACAGCCGCGAGCGGCTCGTGCTCATCGCGGCGGCCGGCGTCCGCGCGCTGGCGGCCGACCCGCTGTTCCGCACGCTGCTCGACGTCGACCCCGAACTGGTCCTCCCGTACATCGTGGAGCGGCTGGGCGCGACGCAGAAGTTCGCCGAGCAGGCGCTGCACCAGCTGCTGGAGGCCGGCCACCAGGACGGGTCGATCCGGCGGGCACCGGTCGCGGTGCAGTCCCGGTCGGTGCTGCTGGTGGTCCAGTCGTTCGCGTTCTCGCTGCGGCCGGCCACGGCGGACGTCGGCGAGGCCGCGCTGCTGGCGGAGTTCACCCACGTGCTCGACGCGGCACTGAAGCCATGA
- a CDS encoding FAD-binding oxidoreductase — MNALIDHRLRRSWTPEAADAARLPVRAAKWLEQRIGPTAPGAAPAGDLPVKIPSPKLDESAVAALTEVVGAENVLVGDAERLARATGLSYLDLLRRRAPSADFPVPDAVVLPADPDEVQAVLEVCVRHDVGVVPFGGGTSVVGGVAALRGEKASVIALDLVRLDALVSVDAESRLAVLQAGVRGPEAERLLGEHGLTLGHVPQSFERATIGGFAATRSAGQASSGYGRFEDMVKGVRLATPRGEWKLGVAPASAAGPDLRQLAVGSEGTLGVITEVSLRVRPAPPVRRYEGYALPGWEAGAAAVRDLAQHHALADVTRLSDGDETEVSLALNASLKTTALRRYLAARGVARPCFLIVGWEGTAHDVALRRRETARRLKASGAVRVGKALGESWRHGRFAGPRQRDALLDQGVCVETLETAAYWSHVDELRDDVRAALTSSLGRSIVMCHISHAYETGASLYFTVLAARDETDPIGQWQRAKAAACEAITGLGTISHHHAVGVDHAPYLKAEIGELGVEVLRAAKSAVDPTGILNPGKLV, encoded by the coding sequence GTGAACGCGCTCATTGACCACCGCCTTCGACGGTCCTGGACCCCGGAAGCCGCCGACGCCGCCCGGCTGCCCGTGCGGGCGGCCAAGTGGCTTGAACAGCGTATCGGCCCGACGGCTCCCGGTGCTGCCCCAGCCGGCGATTTGCCGGTGAAAATACCGTCACCGAAACTGGACGAATCTGCTGTCGCCGCGTTGACGGAAGTGGTCGGCGCGGAAAACGTGCTGGTCGGCGACGCGGAGCGGCTGGCGCGCGCGACCGGACTGTCCTACCTGGATCTGCTCCGCCGTCGCGCGCCTTCGGCGGACTTCCCGGTGCCCGACGCGGTCGTGCTGCCGGCGGACCCGGACGAGGTCCAGGCGGTGCTCGAAGTGTGCGTCCGGCACGACGTCGGGGTGGTGCCCTTCGGCGGCGGCACCTCGGTCGTCGGCGGGGTCGCCGCGCTCCGCGGTGAGAAGGCGTCGGTGATCGCGCTCGACCTCGTCCGGCTCGACGCGCTGGTGTCGGTCGACGCCGAGTCGCGCCTCGCCGTCCTGCAGGCCGGCGTCCGCGGTCCCGAGGCCGAGCGCCTCCTCGGCGAGCACGGCCTGACGCTCGGGCACGTCCCGCAGTCGTTCGAGCGGGCCACGATCGGCGGTTTCGCGGCGACGCGCTCGGCCGGGCAGGCGTCGTCGGGCTACGGGCGCTTCGAAGACATGGTCAAGGGCGTGCGGCTGGCCACGCCGCGCGGCGAGTGGAAGCTCGGGGTCGCGCCGGCGTCGGCGGCGGGCCCGGACCTGCGCCAGCTCGCGGTCGGCAGCGAAGGAACGCTCGGCGTGATCACCGAGGTGTCGCTGCGGGTGCGCCCGGCGCCGCCGGTCCGCCGCTACGAGGGGTACGCGCTGCCCGGCTGGGAGGCCGGCGCGGCGGCGGTGCGCGACCTCGCGCAGCACCACGCCCTGGCCGACGTCACCCGGCTCTCCGACGGCGACGAAACCGAAGTCTCCTTGGCGCTGAACGCCAGTCTCAAGACGACGGCGCTGCGCCGGTACCTCGCCGCGCGCGGAGTGGCGCGGCCGTGCTTCCTCATCGTCGGCTGGGAAGGCACGGCGCACGACGTGGCGCTGCGTCGCCGCGAGACGGCGCGCCGGCTGAAGGCCTCGGGTGCCGTGCGCGTCGGCAAGGCGCTCGGCGAGTCCTGGCGGCACGGCCGGTTCGCCGGACCCCGGCAGCGGGACGCCCTGCTGGACCAAGGGGTCTGCGTCGAGACGCTGGAGACCGCGGCGTACTGGTCCCATGTGGACGAACTGCGCGACGACGTCCGGGCGGCGTTGACGTCGTCGCTGGGCCGGTCGATCGTCATGTGCCACATTTCGCACGCGTACGAGACCGGCGCCTCGCTGTACTTCACGGTCCTGGCCGCTCGCGACGAGACCGACCCGATCGGCCAGTGGCAGCGCGCGAAGGCGGCGGCGTGCGAGGCGATCACCGGGCTGGGCACGATTTCCCACCACCACGCGGTCGGCGTCGACCACGCGCCGTACCTGAAGGCGGAGATCGGCGAGCTGGGTGTCGAGGTGCTGCGCGCGGCGAAGTCCGCGGTGGACCCGACCGGGATCCTCAACCCGGGGAAGCTGGTCTGA
- a CDS encoding gamma-glutamylcyclotransferase family protein, protein MHVDGVGHPLDAAPAGWRDRMAVLAYGSNANPSKITWLRGRLGLEGPVVVAHARCGGLAAVWAAGFRVVDDQRPATLTATDGVEDHAIWFVTPDQLAVLDRCEGRGTRYHLARLTEPDITLEDGTRLSEVHTYVGAAPIRYPLLVDGKPVRTADVAQAEAAALEGVAAGGHGVPCEVLRPASPG, encoded by the coding sequence GTGCACGTCGACGGCGTCGGGCACCCGCTCGACGCCGCGCCCGCGGGCTGGCGCGACCGGATGGCCGTGCTGGCCTACGGCTCGAACGCGAACCCGTCGAAGATCACCTGGCTGCGCGGGCGGCTCGGGCTCGAGGGCCCGGTCGTGGTGGCGCACGCGCGCTGCGGCGGGCTCGCCGCGGTGTGGGCCGCCGGCTTCCGCGTGGTCGACGACCAGCGCCCGGCCACCCTCACCGCCACGGACGGCGTCGAAGACCACGCGATCTGGTTCGTGACGCCGGACCAGCTGGCCGTGCTCGACCGCTGCGAGGGCCGCGGCACGCGCTACCACCTGGCCCGGCTGACCGAACCCGACATCACGCTCGAAGACGGCACCCGCCTGAGCGAGGTCCACACGTACGTCGGCGCCGCGCCGATCCGCTACCCCCTGCTGGTGGACGGCAAGCCGGTGCGCACCGCCGACGTCGCCCAAGCCGAGGCGGCGGCGCTCGAAGGCGTCGCCGCGGGCGGCCACGGCGTCCCCTGCGAAGTGCTCAGACCAGCTTCCCCGGGTTGA